One Phocaeicola dorei genomic region harbors:
- a CDS encoding type IV secretion system protein, with protein sequence MASITEISVEHIHNAYESIRGNIAVEAFYAVVTGFMAVTLIHRLYTVYREVQSNEDGTPTMKDYMNLVWQYVFCIAAVALFPVLLEALETVFGKLMDDLQAGFGGKVYDVADLFQKPIIAQFEKQFSDMSVMDVAGVLLNPVGSSFDYLLAYVAGVIAAPFYMYAQTLFIVGRYMFLLLLELISPVAIACFYNESTRTYFHTWCKNLLVCYLMVPAFILASKFSDAIVSEYVMNTSWNVVLQVLFSLALKLSLLAIVRGRIHNLF encoded by the coding sequence ATGGCATCAATAACAGAAATATCGGTCGAGCATATCCACAATGCTTATGAAAGTATCCGGGGGAACATCGCCGTGGAAGCCTTCTATGCGGTAGTGACGGGATTCATGGCTGTCACGCTCATCCACCGTCTGTATACGGTATACCGGGAGGTGCAGTCCAACGAGGACGGCACGCCCACCATGAAGGATTACATGAACCTGGTGTGGCAGTATGTATTCTGTATAGCCGCCGTCGCACTGTTCCCCGTGCTGCTGGAAGCCCTGGAAACGGTGTTCGGCAAACTGATGGACGATCTGCAGGCCGGATTCGGCGGAAAGGTCTATGATGTGGCCGACCTGTTCCAGAAGCCGATAATCGCACAGTTCGAGAAACAGTTCAGCGACATGTCGGTAATGGACGTTGCCGGCGTGTTGCTCAATCCGGTCGGCAGTTCGTTCGATTATCTGCTGGCGTATGTGGCCGGCGTCATAGCCGCCCCTTTCTACATGTACGCGCAGACCCTGTTCATAGTCGGCAGATACATGTTCCTGCTCCTGCTGGAACTTATATCCCCTGTGGCGATAGCCTGTTTCTACAACGAGAGTACCCGGACGTATTTCCATACGTGGTGCAAGAACCTGCTGGTCTGTTATCTGATGGTACCGGCCTTCATCCTTGCCAGCAAGTTTTCGGACGCCATCGTCAGCGAGTATGTCATGAACACCTCGTGGAATGTCGTCCTGCAGGTGTTGTTTTCCCTTGCGTTGAAACTGTCCCTGCTGGCGATTGTGAGAGGCAGGATCCATAACCTTTTTTAA